A window from Entomoplasma freundtii encodes these proteins:
- a CDS encoding glycoside hydrolase family 1 protein: MLKFPKNFEFGASISALQTEGHGCTKTGLNTFDAFFDKSPELFFNQVGPQLTCDITTYYKEDIAMFKTIGFDSLRTGFAWARLFPDGETLNEEAVIFYHDYIREYKKNHIKLYMTLFHFDMPLWAYQEGGWSSRKVINKFVKYAEFVFKEFHDEVDCFVTFNEPLVPVFEGYLGKRHYPGIWNPQEAIKQAYGIFLAHSKVIKLYRKLKLKKPIGVVYNWNYTYPLSNKPQDLKAAQLHDAYVNRGPLDIMFNGKISSLLIESLKEYNLLPPYSTEEIAIIKDTKIDFLGINYYFPTRVRQVDNIKSARWGLEEVVAEIPKTANVNPFRGWEIYPEALYDIGMTIKNEFHNIPWYIAENGIGVENEESYRDQSGLIQDDYRIKFLTNHLQIIKEVMNQGSNCFGYHMWAALDCWSFRNAFKNRYGFIEVDLTDMSRRFKKSAFWYQELIKNKEVHDENTH; encoded by the coding sequence ATGCTTAAATTTCCGAAAAATTTTGAATTTGGAGCTTCAATTAGCGCTTTACAAACCGAAGGGCACGGCTGTACCAAAACTGGTCTAAATACTTTTGATGCCTTTTTTGATAAAAGTCCAGAGTTATTTTTTAATCAAGTTGGTCCTCAATTAACTTGTGATATAACAACATATTATAAAGAAGATATAGCGATGTTTAAAACCATCGGTTTTGATTCATTACGAACAGGTTTTGCTTGAGCTAGATTGTTTCCCGATGGAGAAACACTCAATGAAGAAGCAGTTATTTTTTACCACGATTATATTCGTGAATATAAAAAAAATCATATCAAACTCTATATGACATTATTTCATTTTGATATGCCGCTTTGAGCCTATCAAGAAGGCGGTTGATCCTCAAGAAAAGTAATTAACAAGTTTGTTAAATATGCAGAATTTGTCTTCAAAGAATTCCATGATGAAGTGGATTGTTTTGTCACCTTCAATGAGCCTCTCGTTCCGGTATTTGAAGGCTACTTAGGAAAACGTCATTATCCTGGAATTTGAAATCCGCAAGAAGCTATCAAACAGGCTTATGGTATTTTTTTAGCTCATTCAAAAGTCATTAAATTGTATCGTAAACTGAAATTAAAAAAACCAATTGGGGTTGTTTATAACTGAAATTATACATATCCATTGTCAAATAAACCGCAAGATTTAAAAGCCGCTCAACTCCATGATGCATATGTGAACCGAGGACCCTTAGATATCATGTTTAATGGCAAAATTAGCAGTCTTCTAATTGAATCTTTAAAAGAATACAACTTATTACCACCATATAGCACCGAAGAAATTGCAATTATCAAGGATACTAAAATAGATTTTCTTGGAATAAATTATTACTTTCCGACTCGTGTGCGCCAAGTAGATAACATAAAGTCGGCAAGGTGGGGGTTGGAAGAAGTGGTAGCAGAAATCCCTAAGACAGCTAACGTGAATCCTTTTCGAGGTTGAGAAATCTATCCTGAAGCTCTTTATGATATTGGAATGACTATCAAAAATGAGTTTCACAATATTCCATGATACATTGCGGAAAACGGGATTGGGGTAGAAAATGAAGAAAGTTATCGAGATCAATCAGGTTTAATTCAAGATGATTATCGAATCAAATTTTTAACTAATCATTTACAAATTATTAAAGAAGTAATGAATCAAGGCTCGAATTGTTTTGGATATCATATGTGAGCCGCCTTAGATTGTTGGAGTTTTCGTAATGCTTTTAAAAATCGTTACGGTTTTATTGAGGTCGATTTGACTGATATGAGTCGACGATTTAAAAAATCAGCTTTTTGGTATCAAGAACTAATTAAAAACAAAGAGGTTCACGATGAAAACACCCACTAG
- a CDS encoding PTS transporter subunit EIIB gives MKTPTSKYKESVKELFESLGGYNNIEYFTHCMTRMRFHLKDWTIINEEKIKKDNQLMGVSKSIATGEFQVIIGTDVQSFYKDFCKINGFEEDGKNRSHLNAKQTDFLVKQSSEIAAMKKAHRKGGHHLTAFLSFIGKVFSPIVIPMIGYGLLLTIWSLLTVDWNGPKTSLAATSHFFGEFAEILGILTGSFTLFITIVLGYTVFKAMGGNVIYGLIIAIVLTAPGLINMGDVKVPDGESIISVYPGWTLFGKGITYPFKINYNGLIIPIIIVLSVGVLIERSCDRIKNSTAKMIISPIVIIGGGYLFGLFIMAPIGMLFTNYLSIGINWLSTHYVAKYIAMPIVGALYGPLVITGLHHSLTPIILQGQAAYGGTNLQGLITISNITQGVSTIAFVCVHRRIRNLKNVGVSNGISAIIGGITEPSLYTVNLKHLFPLIGCSIGVFSGSLLFVASNTFALQGASSIFGILMFQHIAPLKTGVITWIGGGYLWGTLSILLSISVAFSTTFILGKTKYFWNRSRNILLEDFGEDIEELKKFTKLEWNQKLLIEKNNNLEKKKTLK, from the coding sequence ATGAAAACACCCACTAGTAAATATAAGGAATCGGTTAAAGAACTTTTTGAATCTCTTGGAGGATATAACAACATTGAGTATTTCACTCATTGCATGACTCGAATGCGTTTTCATTTAAAAGATTGAACAATTATAAATGAAGAAAAAATTAAAAAAGATAACCAACTTATGGGCGTTAGTAAATCAATCGCTACTGGTGAGTTCCAAGTAATTATTGGTACAGATGTTCAATCTTTCTATAAAGATTTTTGCAAAATAAACGGTTTCGAAGAGGATGGTAAAAATCGCAGTCACCTTAATGCTAAACAAACCGATTTTCTTGTCAAACAAAGTAGCGAAATCGCCGCAATGAAAAAAGCACATCGCAAAGGTGGCCATCACCTTACAGCCTTTCTTTCCTTTATTGGCAAGGTTTTTTCACCAATAGTTATCCCTATGATTGGTTATGGACTGCTCCTAACTATTTGGTCATTATTAACGGTTGACTGAAATGGTCCCAAAACAAGTTTAGCGGCAACTTCTCATTTTTTTGGTGAATTCGCGGAGATATTAGGAATTTTAACTGGTAGCTTTACATTATTTATCACAATCGTTTTGGGCTATACAGTCTTTAAAGCTATGGGTGGCAACGTGATTTATGGCTTAATAATTGCCATAGTTTTAACCGCACCAGGTCTCATAAATATGGGTGATGTCAAGGTTCCTGATGGTGAATCTATTATAAGCGTTTACCCTGGTTGGACATTGTTTGGAAAGGGAATTACCTATCCATTTAAAATTAATTATAATGGCTTAATAATTCCTATTATCATCGTCCTAAGTGTTGGTGTTTTAATTGAGCGATCTTGCGATCGTATCAAGAATTCAACTGCCAAAATGATTATTTCTCCTATAGTAATTATTGGCGGTGGTTATCTATTCGGACTTTTCATTATGGCACCAATTGGTATGCTCTTCACCAATTATTTATCAATTGGAATTAATTGATTATCAACACACTACGTAGCCAAATATATTGCCATGCCTATAGTGGGCGCTTTATATGGTCCTTTAGTAATTACTGGTTTACACCACTCATTGACACCAATCATTTTGCAAGGGCAAGCTGCTTACGGCGGCACTAATTTGCAAGGACTCATTACAATTTCCAATATTACACAAGGTGTTTCAACAATTGCCTTTGTTTGCGTTCATCGTCGTATTCGTAATTTGAAAAATGTTGGAGTATCAAACGGCATTTCTGCCATTATTGGAGGAATTACCGAGCCCTCATTATATACCGTCAATTTAAAACACCTATTTCCTTTAATTGGTTGTTCGATAGGCGTCTTTTCTGGGTCACTTTTATTTGTAGCTTCAAATACTTTTGCTTTGCAAGGGGCCTCATCTATTTTCGGTATTTTAATGTTTCAACATATAGCCCCACTCAAAACAGGCGTTATTACTTGAATTGGGGGTGGTTACCTATGAGGAACACTATCAATACTATTATCTATATCTGTCGCCTTCTCAACTACTTTTATCTTAGGTAAAACCAAATACTTTTGAAATAGATCACGAAATATTTTATTAGAAGACTTTGGTGAAGATATTGAAGAACTCAAAAAGTTTACAAAATTAGAATGAAACCAAAAATTATTAATTGAAAAAAATAATAATTTGGAAAAAAAGAAAACTTTGAAATAA
- a CDS encoding DAK2 domain-containing protein, with product MKTTQKEKLINMIASGVNDLHNNYPHIDKLNVFPVPDGDTGTNMNLTATNGFNEIKDAELDSIGQILATFSRGLIMGARGNSGVIFSQIVKGLSQGMKNSEDLSPKEWKKGLNAATEIAYKAVMKPIEGTILTVIRETSEQANKLPDDMDVKEFWKKIVQYANQSLENTPNLLKALKDVGVVDSGGYGLVKFLEGIANYVINDKVTPRLAQLETNEGGNLTMDLMEKEFGYCTETIVLLRPEWVNKLQVNTIRDQLQLYGNTSSVVVIDDDILKVHTHALNPGQVLIFLQQYGDFQTVKVENMNLQAERQVTQKTTSNKMPKWTENSKITPKRSLANEQATIAVVASEQLKYYFENELGIDLAIDGGSMMNPSTNDFLKAIEQVDAKSVLIMPNNSNVLLTARQAEKEEHKSKVFVIPTKTIQQGMASALNFDPSASPQKNNTNLTRAIKSVTSFNISQAAKDSVVDGVTIKKDDYMGIVDGHIMMSVPSLNVIFEKCLSRYITNRTEIITVFTGQESDAKSISDLRKYLDENYDIEYEIIEGGQKIFNFLISIE from the coding sequence ATGAAGACAACTCAAAAAGAGAAATTAATAAACATGATTGCTAGTGGAGTAAACGACCTCCATAACAATTATCCCCATATTGATAAATTAAATGTTTTTCCTGTACCCGATGGGGACACTGGAACAAATATGAACCTAACTGCTACCAATGGTTTTAATGAAATTAAGGATGCGGAGTTAGATTCAATTGGTCAAATTTTGGCCACTTTTTCACGTGGGTTGATCATGGGCGCGAGGGGTAACTCGGGAGTCATTTTCTCCCAAATTGTAAAAGGTTTATCTCAAGGAATGAAAAATTCTGAAGATTTGAGTCCTAAAGAATGAAAAAAAGGTCTAAACGCAGCCACCGAAATTGCTTACAAAGCAGTAATGAAACCAATTGAGGGGACAATTTTAACTGTTATTCGCGAAACAAGTGAGCAAGCTAACAAACTACCTGATGACATGGATGTCAAAGAATTTTGAAAGAAAATTGTTCAATATGCTAACCAATCCTTGGAAAACACACCTAATCTACTGAAAGCTCTAAAGGACGTTGGTGTTGTTGATTCAGGCGGATATGGCTTAGTTAAATTTTTAGAGGGAATTGCAAATTATGTCATTAACGATAAAGTGACGCCACGCTTAGCACAATTAGAAACCAATGAAGGCGGCAATTTAACGATGGACCTAATGGAAAAGGAGTTTGGTTATTGCACCGAAACCATCGTCCTCCTCAGACCTGAGTGAGTAAATAAACTCCAAGTGAATACTATTCGGGATCAACTTCAACTTTATGGAAATACTTCAAGTGTAGTGGTCATTGATGACGATATTTTGAAAGTGCATACTCATGCTTTAAATCCTGGTCAAGTTTTAATTTTCTTACAACAGTATGGTGATTTTCAAACAGTGAAGGTTGAAAACATGAACTTGCAAGCTGAGCGCCAAGTGACTCAAAAAACAACAAGTAACAAAATGCCAAAATGAACCGAAAACTCTAAAATAACTCCTAAACGAAGTTTAGCAAATGAACAAGCAACGATTGCTGTCGTGGCTAGTGAACAACTAAAATATTATTTTGAAAATGAATTGGGAATTGATTTAGCTATTGATGGCGGTTCAATGATGAACCCTTCGACCAATGATTTCTTAAAAGCCATTGAGCAAGTGGATGCCAAAAGTGTTTTAATCATGCCTAATAACTCAAACGTGTTATTAACTGCTCGTCAAGCCGAAAAAGAAGAACATAAGTCAAAAGTTTTCGTAATCCCCACAAAAACTATTCAACAAGGGATGGCATCTGCTTTGAACTTTGATCCAAGTGCCAGTCCACAAAAAAATAATACAAATTTAACGCGGGCAATTAAAAGTGTCACTTCCTTTAATATCTCTCAAGCCGCCAAAGATTCAGTGGTTGATGGGGTTACTATCAAAAAGGATGACTATATGGGAATTGTTGATGGTCACATTATGATGAGCGTACCTTCACTTAATGTAATTTTTGAAAAATGCTTAAGTCGATACATTACAAACCGCACAGAAATTATTACTGTTTTTACCGGTCAAGAATCTGACGCCAAAAGTATTAGTGACCTTCGTAAATATCTTGATGAAAACTATGATATTGAGTACGAAATTATTGAAGGTGGTCAAAAAATCTTTAACTTCTTGATTAGCATTGAGTAA
- a CDS encoding Asp23/Gls24 family envelope stress response protein, translating to MKNIDKSIIKVIKEAVITVPGVSSFANYNPDDNHKLATANIDNAVEFMTTDDFTRFRIHVILISGVNIKDVINEVQIRVKYELEKMSNFAAKYLVDVVVDDMLLN from the coding sequence ATGAAAAACATTGATAAGTCAATTATCAAGGTAATTAAAGAAGCTGTTATTACAGTTCCGGGGGTAAGTTCATTTGCAAATTACAATCCGGATGATAATCACAAACTTGCAACAGCAAATATTGATAATGCTGTTGAATTCATGACTACCGATGACTTTACGCGTTTTCGAATCCATGTGATTTTGATTAGTGGCGTAAATATTAAAGATGTAATCAACGAAGTACAAATTCGTGTTAAATATGAATTAGAAAAAATGTCCAACTTTGCGGCTAAATATCTTGTTGATGTCGTTGTGGACGATATGCTGTTAAACTAA
- the rnc gene encoding ribonuclease III has product MSFEEFLNHYGIKIKNRHFYDEALTHNSFANEKHLDYTYQRLEFLGDAVLQKYASLYFFQNYPKWPEGKLTKNRSNLVREESLAEVARSLNIGKYIRLGQGEINSRGFDKDSILADVFESLTGAIYLDQGEAKTLKWLQSTLFKIMDKAEFKNKTYDYKSELQELLQAENRHDLKYVLESQEVFPSENRTEYTISIQLDNQKFGIGKGFSKAQAEQAAAQDCLSKMKNITKKEAKISKSK; this is encoded by the coding sequence ATGAGTTTTGAAGAATTCCTTAATCACTACGGAATCAAAATTAAAAATCGGCACTTCTATGATGAGGCTTTGACTCATAATTCCTTTGCCAACGAAAAACATCTTGATTACACTTACCAACGCTTAGAATTTTTAGGGGATGCTGTTTTGCAAAAATATGCGAGCCTTTACTTTTTTCAAAATTATCCAAAATGGCCTGAAGGTAAATTAACAAAAAATCGTTCTAATCTTGTTCGCGAAGAAAGTCTTGCTGAAGTAGCCCGATCATTAAACATTGGGAAATATATCCGTTTAGGTCAGGGAGAAATTAATAGCCGTGGTTTTGATAAAGACTCCATCTTAGCTGATGTATTTGAATCTTTAACTGGCGCTATTTACTTAGATCAAGGTGAAGCCAAAACCTTGAAGTGATTGCAAAGTACACTTTTTAAAATTATGGATAAAGCTGAATTTAAAAATAAAACTTACGATTATAAATCAGAACTTCAAGAACTTTTGCAAGCGGAAAATCGTCATGATTTAAAATATGTCTTGGAAAGCCAGGAAGTTTTCCCAAGCGAAAATCGTACCGAGTATACAATCTCAATTCAACTTGATAACCAAAAATTTGGAATTGGTAAAGGCTTTTCTAAAGCGCAAGCCGAACAAGCAGCAGCCCAAGATTGTTTGTCGAAAATGAAAAACATCACCAAAAAAGAGGCAAAAATATCAAAGTCCAAATAA
- a CDS encoding ribulose-phosphate 3-epimerase, with product MKKPEIMPSILNANFLTLNQDLKTLKENGIKWIHYDVMDYDFVPNLTFGAKILGDILKKYDFKTDIHFMVKVKTKPFSAFFEDFIKLKPTMMTMHLEAMNPTETLEFIKLCHQNKIEASLAIKPQTPIVALEPYLGMVDNVLVMTVNPGFGGQAFLDDSAKKIGELKTLAKNHNWKYTVSVDGGINKDTLTIVNNEGVDKVVIGSYLFANPNGIGPTLEVIND from the coding sequence ATGAAAAAACCTGAAATAATGCCTAGCATTTTGAATGCAAATTTTTTAACACTTAATCAAGATTTGAAAACACTCAAAGAAAACGGAATCAAGTGAATTCATTATGATGTAATGGATTATGATTTTGTACCTAACCTAACGTTCGGAGCGAAAATTCTTGGCGATATTTTAAAGAAATATGATTTTAAGACCGATATTCACTTTATGGTTAAAGTAAAAACAAAGCCATTTAGTGCTTTCTTTGAGGATTTTATTAAGTTAAAACCTACAATGATGACAATGCACCTTGAAGCCATGAACCCGACAGAAACTCTCGAATTTATTAAACTTTGTCACCAAAACAAAATTGAAGCCTCTTTAGCTATCAAACCCCAGACCCCTATAGTTGCTTTAGAGCCTTATTTAGGCATGGTTGATAATGTTTTGGTAATGACGGTAAACCCTGGTTTTGGAGGACAAGCTTTTTTAGATGATAGCGCTAAAAAAATTGGTGAATTAAAAACTTTAGCGAAAAATCACAATTGAAAATATACAGTATCTGTGGATGGCGGTATTAACAAGGATACCTTAACAATTGTCAATAATGAGGGAGTTGACAAGGTTGTCATTGGTAGTTATTTGTTTGCAAATCCGAACGGAATAGGCCCAACACTTGAGGTAATTAATGACTAA
- the rpmB gene encoding 50S ribosomal protein L28 yields MARKDSLTGKAALTGNSRSHALNATKRKWNLNLQKVKVTDDKGRVYTIKVSARTLKSLKKQDKIA; encoded by the coding sequence ATGGCAAGAAAAGATTCATTGACAGGAAAAGCGGCTCTAACTGGGAACTCAAGATCTCACGCTTTAAATGCAACTAAAAGAAAATGAAACCTAAACCTGCAAAAGGTAAAAGTGACTGATGACAAGGGAAGAGTTTATACAATCAAAGTTTCAGCTCGTACTTTAAAATCTCTAAAGAAACAAGATAAAATCGCCTAG
- the rsgA gene encoding ribosome small subunit-dependent GTPase A produces MKQNGIILKIDSHQSDVLLGQQVYRAEIKKSLMRFHQPLVGDKVNLEILDEAEKSAIIVSFEPQINTLTKPRLTNVDQVIIVTSLKEPDFNSYLLNKYLAMLEVKGIDPILIFTKTDLLTNSAKDFEIAKKVRTYEKLGYKVLKINNREPMKNEFEKLEKILMNKISVFVGQTGAGKSTTLNHFLTVEKQIRTQEISKSLNRGKHTTTTIQLYPLTPNILIADTPGFASFSLEDITPEDLFYNLRIFKPYLNQCKFNNCSHLYESGCIFLNSPNSLKGAQFIYEDYCKMIEEMKQKRGRLGWKNLK; encoded by the coding sequence GTGAAGCAAAACGGCATTATTTTAAAAATTGACAGTCACCAAAGTGACGTTTTATTAGGACAACAAGTCTATCGCGCAGAAATTAAAAAATCTTTGATGCGCTTTCACCAACCTTTGGTGGGAGATAAAGTCAATCTAGAAATTTTAGATGAAGCTGAAAAGAGTGCAATCATTGTCAGTTTTGAACCTCAAATTAATACCCTAACAAAACCCCGTTTGACTAATGTTGACCAAGTAATTATTGTCACCTCCCTGAAAGAACCCGACTTTAATTCATATTTACTTAATAAATACCTAGCAATGTTAGAGGTCAAAGGAATTGATCCGATTTTGATTTTTACGAAAACCGATCTATTAACAAACTCAGCAAAAGATTTCGAAATCGCTAAAAAAGTCCGAACATACGAAAAATTAGGATACAAGGTGCTCAAAATAAATAATCGAGAACCAATGAAAAATGAGTTTGAAAAATTAGAAAAAATCTTAATGAACAAAATTTCTGTCTTCGTTGGCCAAACAGGAGCAGGCAAGTCGACAACATTAAACCATTTTTTAACTGTTGAAAAGCAAATCAGAACGCAAGAAATTTCAAAATCTTTAAACCGAGGGAAACATACAACAACCACTATTCAGCTTTACCCATTAACTCCAAACATTTTAATTGCCGACACACCTGGTTTTGCCTCATTTAGTTTAGAAGACATTACTCCGGAAGATCTTTTTTATAACTTAAGAATTTTTAAACCTTATTTAAACCAATGCAAATTTAACAATTGTTCCCACCTTTACGAAAGCGGGTGTATATTCCTTAACTCACCAAACTCCCTTAAGGGTGCCCAATTTATTTATGAAGATTACTGTAAAATGATAGAAGAAATGAAACAAAAACGAGGTCGACTAGGATGAAAAAACCTGAAATAA
- a CDS encoding MurR/RpiR family transcriptional regulator, with the protein MFQSIKEKLTFISNNLENPTYAEIANYLLNCLEKKQTPTSKKCADQVHCAESVLTAFAKKYGYNGFKELVIRLKVESEYYDFSQRHSINPDQKNHLKTNYRHLIDESLDLIDQQVSKMTNLINDIHEKNKIYAISCYQQLFNTELFISELQLLGYEAFINLQRKTNAIWLRNLTENDICLIVAFGLDNQYVVNYYQLATMKTKNIYVFCSPSQRHKFPVYKEKIIVDYSKRSSILETTRSTLVNYLFSQIVYNL; encoded by the coding sequence ATGTTTCAATCAATAAAAGAAAAATTAACATTTATTAGTAATAATCTAGAAAATCCAACTTATGCCGAAATCGCTAATTATCTTCTAAATTGCCTTGAAAAAAAACAAACCCCCACGTCAAAAAAATGTGCCGATCAAGTGCATTGTGCAGAATCAGTATTAACTGCTTTTGCCAAAAAATATGGTTATAATGGTTTTAAAGAATTAGTAATTCGGTTAAAGGTTGAATCGGAATATTATGATTTTTCGCAACGACATTCGATAAATCCTGACCAAAAAAACCATTTAAAAACAAACTATCGTCATCTTATTGATGAATCGCTGGATTTAATTGATCAACAAGTTTCCAAAATGACAAATTTAATTAATGACATTCATGAAAAAAACAAAATTTATGCAATAAGTTGTTATCAACAATTATTTAATACCGAATTATTTATTAGTGAACTTCAACTTTTGGGCTACGAAGCCTTCATTAATTTGCAACGAAAAACTAACGCCATTTGATTGCGTAATCTTACGGAAAATGATATTTGTTTAATTGTTGCTTTCGGTTTAGATAATCAATATGTTGTTAATTATTATCAGTTAGCTACGATGAAAACAAAAAATATTTATGTGTTTTGTTCACCATCTCAACGCCATAAATTTCCTGTTTACAAAGAAAAAATCATTGTCGATTATTCTAAAAGAAGTTCGATTTTAGAGACGACTCGGAGTACGTTGGTTAATTATTTGTTTAGTCAAATTGTTTATAATCTTTAG
- the plsX gene encoding phosphate acyltransferase PlsX: MHKIAFDVMGSDKGLIPAINAGLHFLQNHHDVEIFFVGNQKAIENHLATVPNCPKNYQIIDTPEVIGMDGGIMDIRRKPDSSLVKALELVKNKSVDGMLTGGSSAAFIAGAHFILGEFEGVGKPGFMPTWPTIVENHTVLFLDAGANTDNSAQDLYNFAKMATIYAQTVLHQERPRVSLLNIGEEKSKGKDVHREAYELLKADQKLNFQGNIEAREMISGSTDIIVTDGFSGNIALKAMEGALKNLMKVIKTTLTKSLIRKIPALFLKKAFKEVGTKFDYKNYAGAILLGVNGVVFKSHGSSDEQAFGSTLRMTYEAIQGDVLAKIKTKMEVES; this comes from the coding sequence ATGCATAAAATTGCTTTTGATGTAATGGGTTCAGACAAAGGACTAATCCCAGCCATTAATGCTGGTCTACATTTTTTACAAAATCACCACGATGTTGAAATTTTTTTTGTTGGTAACCAAAAGGCTATTGAAAACCATTTAGCCACTGTGCCAAATTGCCCTAAAAATTACCAAATAATTGATACCCCAGAAGTTATTGGGATGGATGGCGGAATTATGGATATTCGTCGTAAGCCTGATTCTTCGCTGGTGAAAGCTTTAGAATTAGTTAAAAATAAAAGTGTTGACGGAATGTTAACAGGAGGAAGTTCAGCAGCGTTTATTGCGGGAGCCCATTTTATCTTAGGAGAGTTTGAAGGAGTTGGTAAACCTGGTTTTATGCCTACTTGACCAACAATTGTTGAAAATCATACTGTCCTCTTTTTAGATGCTGGAGCCAATACAGATAATAGTGCTCAAGATCTTTATAACTTTGCCAAAATGGCTACGATTTATGCCCAAACTGTTCTTCATCAAGAAAGACCACGTGTTTCTCTTTTGAATATTGGCGAAGAAAAGTCTAAAGGTAAAGATGTTCATCGTGAAGCTTACGAACTTTTGAAAGCTGATCAAAAACTTAATTTTCAAGGTAATATTGAGGCTCGTGAAATGATTAGTGGGTCAACCGATATTATCGTTACTGATGGTTTTAGTGGCAACATTGCTTTAAAAGCGATGGAAGGTGCTTTAAAGAACTTAATGAAAGTAATTAAAACAACCTTGACAAAAAGCTTAATTCGTAAAATTCCAGCCTTATTTCTAAAAAAGGCCTTCAAAGAAGTTGGCACAAAGTTTGACTATAAAAATTATGCTGGTGCAATTTTATTGGGAGTAAACGGCGTTGTTTTCAAATCCCATGGTTCAAGTGATGAGCAAGCATTTGGTTCAACGTTAAGAATGACTTATGAAGCCATCCAAGGCGATGTCTTAGCTAAAATAAAAACAAAAATGGAGGTCGAAAGTTAA
- a CDS encoding thiamine diphosphokinase, whose amino-acid sequence MTKKAIVITAKTKINYESFVKQGFFLIGVERGALDIIEKKLPLGLAIGDFDKVTSKELEEITNQAQKVVILDEQKDCFDGEAAVCYAKQMGYEKIYFVANATKRYDKNVSVFNLIWQYDLTFINDETIMFLVKKGQTEIPFDRYQGYTYVSFLSNRPSQITINNMVYNAKDLQLDPFETKCMSNAFVPYLNPKINTNHDLLCIMSK is encoded by the coding sequence ATGACTAAAAAGGCGATTGTTATCACTGCGAAGACAAAAATTAATTATGAATCCTTCGTTAAACAAGGTTTTTTTCTAATTGGTGTAGAACGCGGGGCTTTGGATATTATTGAAAAAAAATTGCCACTTGGTTTAGCCATTGGCGATTTTGATAAAGTCACTAGCAAAGAACTTGAAGAAATAACGAATCAAGCCCAAAAGGTTGTTATTTTGGATGAACAAAAAGATTGCTTTGATGGTGAAGCAGCAGTTTGCTACGCTAAACAGATGGGCTATGAAAAAATCTATTTTGTCGCCAATGCTACCAAACGTTATGATAAAAACGTAAGTGTTTTTAATTTAATTTGACAATATGATTTGACCTTTATTAATGATGAAACAATTATGTTTTTAGTAAAAAAAGGTCAAACAGAAATTCCGTTTGACCGCTATCAAGGTTATACTTATGTCTCTTTTCTAAGTAATCGCCCAAGTCAAATAACTATTAATAATATGGTATATAACGCAAAAGATTTACAGTTAGATCCTTTCGAAACTAAATGTATGTCAAACGCTTTTGTGCCTTATTTAAACCCCAAAATTAACACGAATCATGATTTGCTTTGTATAATGAGCAAATAA